Proteins found in one Panthera leo isolate Ple1 chromosome B3 unlocalized genomic scaffold, P.leo_Ple1_pat1.1 chrB3_random_Un_scaffold_42, whole genome shotgun sequence genomic segment:
- the LOC122212732 gene encoding LOW QUALITY PROTEIN: disintegrin and metalloproteinase domain-containing protein 21-like (The sequence of the model RefSeq protein was modified relative to this genomic sequence to represent the inferred CDS: deleted 1 base in 1 codon; substituted 1 base at 1 genomic stop codon), whose protein sequence is MSDCILTPRDKCNTGRCYTNCTDFDAGTLGRPIQNICDLPESCRGVSLSGPDDFHMQDGTPCTEEGCCYHGNCTHCIMHCQEIFAKILKGEDVCXTINQKSSRHGHCKDPGEFNTEPCSHTDVPCGRLQCRIVTHLPQLQEHVGFHPSEISGFWCLRLDSCHSTTDIRHVKTGIPYASGKLCQDTYCTGSVAQLNYDCIPEKCSHRGSCDNNRNCHCHISRDPPWCTGRGTGGSTGSGPLQEEGGQ, encoded by the exons ATGAGTGATTGTATTTTAACCCCTCGGGACAAATGTAATACAGGCAGATGCTATACAAACTGCACCGATTTCGATGCTGGGACACTTGGCAGGCCAATCCAAAATATATGTGATCTTCCAGAGTCCTGCCGTGGGGTGTCCTTGTCGGGCCCTGATGACTTCCATATGCAAGATGGAACCCCGTGCACTGAAGAGGGCTGCTGCTATCATGGGAACTGCACTCACTGCATTATGCACTGTCAAGAAATCTTTGCAAAAATTCTG AAAGGTGAAGATGTCTGCTAGACCATAAATCAAAAAAGCAGCCGACATGGACACTGCAAAGACCCCGGGGAATTCAACACTGAACCCTGTTCCCACACAGACGTGCCTTGTGGAAGGCTGCAGTGTAGGATTGTCACACATCTCCCTCAGCTGCAAGAGCATGTTGGATTCCATCCGTCTGAGATCTCAGGGTTCTGGTGTTTGCGGCTGGATTCATGTCATAGCACAACCGATATTCGTCATGTGAAAACTGGTATCCCCTATGCTTCTGGAAAGCTCTGTCAGGACACctactgcactggcagtgtggctCAGCTGAATTATGACTGTATCCCGGAGAAATGCAGTCACAGAGGGTCGTGTGACAATAACAGGAACTGCCATTGCCACATAAGCCGGGATCCTCCATGGTGCACTGGACGAGGCACTGGTGGGAGCACAGGCAGTGGACCCCTCCAAGAAGAAGGCGGCCAGTGA